AGCCCGGACCAAGCTGACCAACGTGGAGCCTATTCTGGGCACTACCAAAAGCCCCAACCTCCCGCCCAATAGCGTAGACCTGGTTTTGCTGGTGGACGCTTACCACGAGTTTGACCACCCCGCGAAATGATGCTGGCTGTACACGAGGCCCTGCGACCCGGTGGCCGGGTGGCGCTGGTAGAATATCGGGCCGAGGACCCACAGGTGCCCATCAAGCGCATTCATAAGATGAGTATGGAGCAGGCCCGCCGGGAGCTGGAAGATGCCGGGCTGGAGTTCGTAGAGAATATCGACAAGCTCCCCCAGCAGCACCTGCTCATTTTCCGGCGGCCCCGCTAGCGCATTTTGCGGCCGGCTGGCCGTACCTTTGCCGGCTATGAATGCCAATCCGCGCCTGCTTTCCATCCACGATTTTACCTACCAGCTCCCGCCTGAGCGCATAGCTCCGGAGCCTTTACCCCAGCGCGACCAGTCGCGGCTATTGGTGTACCGCGAGGGTGAGCTGACGGACCGTCGGTTTTACGAGCTGCCGACGGAGGTACCCACCGGCTCCTTGCTGGTGTTTAACGATACCAAAGTGGTGCGCGCCCGGCTGTTTGCGCACAAACCTACGGGCGGCATTATTGAGCTATTCTGCCTGGAGCCCGTGGCCCCGCACCGCGCTATTGAGCCGGCCATGCAGCAAACCGGTTCCTGCGTGTGGAAATGCCTGGTGGGCAATGGCAAACGCTGGAAAAGCGGCCCGGTACTGCTGGAGTTTATGGCCCAGGGTCAGCCCGCCACCCTCACGGCCGAGCGCCAGGAAGTGGCCGATGGCTATTCCCTGATTCGGTTTAGCTGGGAGCCAGCGGAGCTGCCTTTTGCCGAGGTGCTGCGCGGCGCGGGCCACCTGCCCCTGCCCCCCTACCTCAACCGCCCCGATACGGACGTGGATGCCGTGCGCTACCAGACGGTGTATGCCGCGCAGGAAGGCGCAGTAGCAGCCCCTACGGCCGGCCTGCACTTTTCAGAAACCGTGCTACAGGAGCTTCAGGCC
The Hymenobacter sp. DG25B genome window above contains:
- a CDS encoding S-adenosylmethionine:tRNA ribosyltransferase-isomerase, with protein sequence MNANPRLLSIHDFTYQLPPERIAPEPLPQRDQSRLLVYREGELTDRRFYELPTEVPTGSLLVFNDTKVVRARLFAHKPTGGIIELFCLEPVAPHRAIEPAMQQTGSCVWKCLVGNGKRWKSGPVLLEFMAQGQPATLTAERQEVADGYSLIRFSWEPAELPFAEVLRGAGHLPLPPYLNRPDTDVDAVRYQTVYAAQEGAVAAPTAGLHFSETVLQELQARGIETAHVTLHVGAGTFQPVKADRMAEHPMHAEPISVTPAFLRQLLMHSKGPVLAVGTTSLRTLESLYWLGVQLLQDPSSADAPLHVSQWQPYEPGSEIPAAEALQALLHYLKKTGADVLHATTQLLIAPGYRFRLAQGLITNFHQPESTLLLLVAALVGPQWRQLYEHALSNDYRFLSYGDSSLLLP